The Stratiformator vulcanicus genome has a segment encoding these proteins:
- a CDS encoding ATP-binding response regulator yields MTRILVVDDVKADRRLVEGLLAAEDDFESRTASDGADALDVIKDWSPDLVVTDLQMPQIDGLELVTLIKEEFPQLPVILLTGKGSEEIAIEAISRGAASYVPKRIMSHDLVPTVRRVLATAATADNERLLLRHLESLSFDLENDASLISVLVGHLRAMLDDLAVLDESDRVRVTSAVLEALQNAYYHGNLELDSSLREQDGHQYEDLAKERLTDPAYQGRRIHFRMFIEEECIGFVVSDDGPGFHVGELPNPTDPEFFDRPHGRGVFLMRAFMDSVDFNDRGNEVTMIKHLSPQHQGSATPQPVLA; encoded by the coding sequence ATGACACGAATTCTTGTAGTCGACGACGTTAAAGCAGATCGACGCCTCGTCGAAGGATTACTTGCTGCCGAAGACGATTTTGAATCTCGGACTGCGTCTGATGGAGCTGACGCTCTTGATGTTATTAAAGACTGGTCACCGGACCTCGTCGTCACAGATTTGCAGATGCCACAAATCGACGGCCTTGAACTCGTTACGTTAATAAAAGAAGAATTCCCGCAGCTACCCGTCATTTTGCTCACAGGGAAAGGGAGTGAGGAAATTGCGATCGAAGCAATTTCACGCGGCGCGGCCAGCTATGTGCCGAAACGGATCATGTCGCACGATTTGGTCCCGACGGTGCGTCGTGTACTGGCGACCGCGGCGACCGCCGACAATGAACGGCTTCTGTTGCGGCACCTTGAGTCGCTTTCATTCGACCTGGAAAATGATGCAAGCTTAATTTCGGTACTGGTCGGTCATTTGAGGGCAATGCTCGATGATCTTGCGGTCCTCGATGAGTCCGACCGCGTCCGTGTGACCAGTGCAGTTCTGGAGGCTCTTCAGAATGCCTATTATCATGGGAACTTGGAATTGGACTCGAGTTTGCGAGAGCAGGACGGGCACCAATACGAAGATCTTGCGAAAGAGCGCCTCACCGACCCCGCGTATCAAGGGCGGCGGATTCATTTTCGCATGTTTATCGAAGAGGAATGCATTGGATTTGTCGTTTCCGACGATGGCCCCGGCTTTCACGTAGGCGAACTTCCGAATCCGACGGATCCCGAATTTTTCGATCGGCCGCATGGCCGAGGCGTGTTCTTAATGAGGGCATTCATGGACAGCGTCGATTTTAATGACAGGGGAAATGAAGTTACGATGATCAAACACCTTTCGCCACAGCATCAAGGATCGGCAACACCCCAGCCCGTGTTAGCATAG
- a CDS encoding STAS domain-containing protein yields MKVNRKAGKDSGWDQLHCEIEGDTAVVSFGDVRSPHETDAGEIADKLEQLVKRHAIKTLVFDLENVAMLPSDVFGLLILYRNRGYDVAIRRPSREVTDVLAVTKIDSIIRVER; encoded by the coding sequence ATGAAGGTAAATCGCAAGGCCGGCAAAGATTCCGGTTGGGATCAACTTCACTGTGAGATTGAGGGTGACACGGCTGTTGTCAGCTTCGGTGATGTTCGCTCTCCGCACGAAACGGATGCCGGCGAGATTGCTGACAAACTGGAACAATTGGTGAAACGACATGCGATCAAAACGCTTGTCTTCGATCTCGAAAATGTCGCGATGTTGCCAAGCGACGTGTTCGGCTTGCTCATCCTTTACCGTAACCGCGGATACGACGTCGCTATTCGTCGGCCCTCGCGGGAAGTTACGGATGTGCTCGCAGTCACGAAAATCGATAGCATTATTCGCGTCGAGCGATAA
- a CDS encoding efflux RND transporter permease subunit gives MLNSIIRFSLQQRLLVIAIALLVVAAGTWASFRVPVDVFPNLNRPRVVIMTEAPGLAPEEVESLVTFPIETAVNGASGVEVVRSSSGVGISIIYVEFGWGTDIFTDRQIVGERLQLVQDRLPEGVKPSLAPISSIMGQIVMLGMWDDGSAVDPMELRTLADWVVRQRLLTISGVSQVFTMGGERKQFQVLVDPNALLRLGVTLHEVKEAVRGSNLNATGGYLDDQGPNEFLVRALGRIQTTEDLNKVVVAKRNGRPISLEQLAQIKTGPQVKRGDSSAFVWNEGGDISGGPAVVLTINKQPDADTRRVTDEILAAVEDLKTTLPAGVRVEPLYSQKLFIDRAVENVLEALRDGGILVVIVLFLFLMNIRTTFITLTAIPLSLFVTAIVFAVFGMSVNTMTLGGLAVAIGELVDDAIVDVENIFRRLKENRRAQTPINPLLVVFRASVEVRNSIVFGTAIVILVFVPLFALSGMEGRLFAPLGIAYIVSILSSLFISLTVTPVLSYWLLGKQKLSDSERDGPLLRVLKWFGGKIIRFSLRFPALNLTAIACLVGIAGLFLVNLERDFLPPFNEGTIQANVVLPPGTSLETSQSIARQVEQQLREVEDVTRFVRRTGRAELDEHAEGVNTSEIIIELDPESKRPREEQLEDVRKALDAVPGVATAVEQPLAHLISHMLSGIKAQIGIKLYGDELTVLRKEAEKMEHAIEEIDGVTDILVEPQVIIPQLRLELDRDKLLFYGLSAQEVNDVIKTAMQGQVVSEVLLGQRTFDLLVRLKEDYREDLQKLRRLTLRLDDDSRIPLEAVANIYESGGPNTINRENVRRRIVLQCNVTGRGVVDVVDEIKAQLNPLVQSLPPGYFLEYGGQFESEQSASRMIGALFLISLVGVFLVLYTMFRSINLSLQVMAALPMAFIGSVTALVVTGQTMTVAAMVGFISLAGIASRNGILLLNHYLHLVKYEGEDWTKEMILRAGLERLAPVFMTALTSGLGLVPLVLAAGEPGKEILYPVATVILGGLISSTLLDFFVHPALFWTIGMKEGERVVKESQSEVSLIEEESVENQVEAI, from the coding sequence ATTCTCAATTCAATTATCCGTTTCTCATTGCAGCAGCGATTACTCGTAATCGCGATTGCCCTGCTGGTCGTTGCCGCCGGCACATGGGCCTCATTTCGAGTACCGGTCGACGTCTTCCCAAATTTGAACCGACCTCGCGTCGTCATTATGACCGAAGCGCCGGGCCTTGCTCCGGAAGAAGTCGAATCGCTCGTAACCTTTCCGATCGAAACGGCCGTCAACGGAGCGAGCGGCGTCGAAGTGGTTCGCAGTTCCTCGGGCGTCGGCATTTCAATCATTTACGTCGAGTTCGGTTGGGGGACGGACATCTTTACTGATCGACAAATCGTGGGCGAGCGGCTGCAATTGGTGCAAGATCGCCTGCCCGAAGGCGTGAAACCGTCACTTGCTCCGATCTCTTCAATTATGGGACAGATCGTGATGCTGGGGATGTGGGATGACGGGTCTGCCGTCGATCCGATGGAGTTGCGCACTCTTGCCGATTGGGTCGTCCGGCAACGCCTGCTGACGATTTCCGGAGTCTCTCAAGTCTTTACGATGGGGGGCGAACGCAAGCAATTTCAGGTCCTCGTTGATCCGAATGCGCTCCTCCGCCTCGGCGTCACGCTACATGAAGTAAAAGAAGCCGTTCGCGGAAGTAATTTAAATGCAACTGGCGGATATCTCGACGATCAAGGGCCGAATGAATTTCTGGTGCGAGCGCTCGGTCGAATTCAGACCACCGAAGACCTAAACAAGGTGGTCGTGGCAAAACGGAACGGACGCCCAATTTCGCTCGAGCAGCTCGCTCAGATTAAGACCGGTCCACAAGTTAAACGCGGCGACAGCTCGGCATTCGTTTGGAACGAAGGCGGCGACATTAGCGGCGGACCGGCGGTCGTCCTGACAATCAACAAACAACCGGATGCCGACACCCGACGAGTGACCGACGAGATTCTCGCCGCTGTCGAGGACCTAAAAACGACGCTTCCCGCCGGAGTCAGAGTCGAACCGCTCTATTCACAAAAGCTATTCATCGACCGAGCGGTGGAGAACGTCCTCGAAGCATTGCGCGACGGAGGCATTCTGGTTGTGATCGTGTTGTTCTTATTCCTGATGAATATTCGCACGACATTTATCACGCTGACCGCGATTCCGCTGTCATTGTTCGTGACCGCCATCGTGTTCGCCGTGTTCGGTATGTCAGTCAATACGATGACGCTCGGCGGCCTCGCTGTCGCCATCGGAGAACTGGTCGACGACGCGATCGTCGACGTCGAAAATATCTTCCGCCGATTAAAAGAAAATCGCCGTGCCCAGACTCCGATCAATCCCTTGCTCGTGGTTTTCCGAGCGAGCGTCGAAGTCCGCAACTCCATTGTATTCGGGACCGCGATCGTCATTTTGGTGTTCGTCCCACTGTTCGCTCTCTCGGGGATGGAGGGCCGCCTCTTCGCCCCGCTCGGGATTGCCTATATCGTTTCGATCCTATCTTCGCTGTTCATTTCGCTCACCGTCACACCGGTCCTGTCTTACTGGCTGCTTGGAAAGCAAAAGCTGTCCGATTCCGAACGCGACGGGCCGCTTCTTCGAGTCTTAAAATGGTTCGGCGGCAAGATCATCAGATTCAGCCTCCGGTTCCCGGCTCTGAATCTGACAGCGATCGCCTGTCTTGTCGGAATCGCGGGCCTGTTTCTGGTCAATCTCGAGCGAGATTTCTTGCCACCATTCAATGAGGGAACGATTCAGGCAAACGTGGTCCTGCCGCCCGGAACGTCACTCGAAACGTCTCAGTCGATTGCCCGCCAGGTGGAACAGCAGCTTCGGGAAGTCGAAGACGTCACACGATTCGTCAGGCGAACCGGCCGGGCTGAGTTAGATGAACATGCCGAGGGCGTGAATACGAGCGAAATCATTATTGAACTTGATCCGGAGTCGAAGCGCCCACGCGAGGAACAACTCGAGGACGTGCGCAAGGCCCTCGATGCGGTCCCTGGCGTCGCCACTGCTGTCGAACAGCCGCTGGCCCATTTAATTTCACACATGCTCTCAGGAATTAAAGCGCAAATCGGAATAAAACTCTATGGGGATGAGCTGACCGTGCTTCGCAAAGAAGCCGAGAAAATGGAGCATGCCATTGAAGAAATCGATGGAGTCACCGACATTCTTGTCGAACCTCAGGTGATTATCCCGCAGCTCCGGCTCGAACTTGATCGAGACAAGCTTCTCTTCTATGGCCTGTCGGCTCAAGAAGTGAACGATGTCATTAAGACGGCTATGCAGGGTCAGGTCGTTTCCGAAGTGTTGCTGGGCCAGCGCACGTTCGACCTGCTCGTGCGTCTAAAAGAAGACTATCGAGAGGACCTACAGAAACTGCGCCGCCTTACCCTTCGTCTCGACGACGACAGTCGGATTCCACTCGAAGCGGTTGCAAATATTTATGAGTCGGGCGGGCCGAACACGATCAACCGAGAGAATGTGCGACGGCGAATCGTCCTCCAATGCAACGTGACCGGGCGCGGCGTTGTCGATGTCGTCGACGAAATCAAAGCACAACTCAATCCGTTGGTTCAATCACTCCCGCCAGGATATTTTCTCGAATATGGCGGTCAGTTTGAAAGCGAGCAATCGGCATCCCGTATGATCGGAGCGTTGTTCTTAATATCGCTTGTGGGTGTGTTCCTGGTGCTCTACACGATGTTTCGCTCTATCAATTTATCGTTACAAGTGATGGCGGCGCTTCCCATGGCGTTCATCGGTTCGGTGACCGCATTGGTTGTGACAGGGCAAACAATGACCGTCGCAGCCATGGTCGGCTTCATCTCGCTAGCCGGAATCGCCTCACGAAATGGGATCCTTCTACTAAACCACTATCTTCATCTCGTGAAATATGAGGGTGAAGATTGGACGAAAGAAATGATTTTACGAGCCGGTCTTGAACGTCTCGCGCCGGTCTTTATGACAGCGCTCACATCGGGACTGGGACTTGTGCCGCTCGTGCTTGCGGCAGGTGAACCGGGTAAGGAAATACTATATCCGGTCGCAACCGTGATCCTAGGAGGACTCATCAGTTCCACCCTGCTCGACTTCTTCGTTCATCCCGCCCTGTTCTGGACGATCGGCATGAAAGAAGGAGAGCGAGTCGTTAAGGAGTCACAATCCGAGGTTTCACTTATCGAGGAAGAAAGCGTCGAAAATCAAGTCGAGGCAATCTGA
- a CDS encoding efflux RND transporter periplasmic adaptor subunit, whose protein sequence is MRSIGLTGDALQNVELTTFRRSISVPAVIAERPGHSRVTIATPLTGVIEKVHVLEGQAVEPGTLMFEVRLTHEDLVRTQTEFLRTLGELDVEQREINRLEVVTRSGAVARKLLLESEYEQAKLRAIRDAQRESLRLHGLSEKQVTQIEDSRRLLKELQIFAPAIDGHGAEKFDFADSRPASEGVESIPKIRTAALSESVHFGPLVLKTMRIQPGEAVQAGQTLCDLADYDLLYIEGHAFEQDVAAIRAIAGQGWPVEAVFENAGREREIIHDLPFAYLANEVDRDERTLKFYVRLPNEITADRSVDGKRYIEWRYVPGRRIELRVPIEQWENQIVLPADAVARDGVESFVYRQEGDEFEQIPVTVMFRDQMTVVIANDGSINPGDIVAGLGAHQLHLAIENQSGGGVDPHAGHSH, encoded by the coding sequence ATGCGGAGCATCGGTTTGACGGGTGACGCACTTCAGAACGTCGAGCTGACCACGTTCCGCCGCTCGATCTCGGTACCAGCCGTCATCGCCGAACGCCCCGGGCACTCGCGGGTAACGATCGCAACCCCACTGACCGGCGTTATTGAGAAGGTGCATGTCCTTGAAGGGCAAGCGGTTGAACCGGGAACGTTAATGTTTGAGGTCCGATTAACCCATGAAGACTTAGTTCGAACGCAAACTGAATTCCTGCGGACCCTTGGCGAATTGGACGTCGAGCAGCGAGAAATTAATCGACTCGAAGTCGTCACTCGAAGCGGAGCCGTCGCCCGCAAACTGCTGTTGGAAAGCGAGTACGAGCAGGCCAAGTTAAGAGCGATACGCGATGCCCAACGAGAGTCCCTTCGCCTGCATGGTCTCTCTGAAAAACAAGTAACGCAAATTGAAGATAGTCGACGGCTCCTCAAAGAGCTGCAAATTTTTGCCCCGGCCATTGATGGCCACGGCGCCGAAAAATTTGATTTCGCAGACTCACGTCCCGCAAGCGAAGGCGTTGAATCGATTCCTAAGATACGAACCGCCGCCCTTTCCGAATCCGTTCACTTTGGACCGCTCGTCCTGAAGACGATGCGTATTCAGCCGGGAGAGGCCGTGCAAGCGGGCCAGACGCTGTGCGACCTGGCGGACTACGACCTGCTCTACATTGAAGGCCACGCGTTCGAACAGGACGTCGCGGCAATCAGAGCCATCGCGGGGCAAGGTTGGCCGGTGGAGGCCGTGTTTGAAAACGCGGGCCGTGAACGCGAAATCATTCATGATCTTCCATTCGCCTACCTTGCCAACGAGGTCGATCGTGACGAGCGGACATTAAAGTTCTACGTCCGATTGCCGAATGAAATTACGGCTGACCGCTCAGTCGACGGCAAGCGATATATCGAGTGGCGGTACGTTCCGGGACGGCGAATCGAACTCCGTGTGCCGATCGAACAATGGGAAAATCAAATCGTCCTGCCGGCCGACGCGGTCGCGCGCGACGGCGTTGAATCATTCGTCTACCGACAGGAAGGCGATGAATTCGAACAAATCCCCGTCACCGTCATGTTCAGAGATCAAATGACAGTGGTGATCGCCAACGATGGCTCGATAAACCCCGGTGATATCGTCGCCGGTTTAGGCGCCCATCAACTGCATTTGGCGATTGAGAATCAATCAGGCGGCGGGGTCGACCCGCACGCCGGCCATTCTCATTAA
- a CDS encoding 5-(carboxyamino)imidazole ribonucleotide synthase encodes MSSPILPGATLGVLGSGQLGRMFAIAARQMGYRVAVYSPSDDTPTGQVADIEIKADYSDLERVEKFAKSVSVVTFEFENVPSETVAACERYSPVRPGGNVLHVAQHRIREKSTLRDAGLPVTPFAAVRSLSELVAAASELMLPAILKTAAWGYDGKGQRRIETADELAAAWEDLATDEAILEAFVPFEKEVSVVGVRGAGGDFKAFGPIENDHQNHILDLSTYPANVSPEVAEDALQITRSVFETLDVVGVLCVEFFLTGDGRLLINELAPRPHNSGHLTIDSCATSQFEQQVRAVCGLPLGSVEQLRPAAMANLLGDLWSGGEPNWAAALAQSEVKLHLYGKSGPRPGRKVGHLTALAETASRAAEIATSARQSLLRRT; translated from the coding sequence ATGAGCAGTCCGATCCTCCCCGGAGCAACCCTCGGCGTGCTCGGAAGCGGCCAATTAGGTCGAATGTTTGCGATCGCGGCCCGGCAGATGGGCTATCGCGTTGCGGTTTACTCTCCGTCCGATGACACGCCGACCGGCCAAGTCGCCGACATCGAAATCAAAGCCGACTATTCCGATCTCGAGCGGGTCGAGAAATTTGCGAAGTCGGTCTCGGTCGTCACGTTTGAATTTGAGAACGTGCCGTCCGAAACCGTCGCGGCCTGTGAGCGTTACTCGCCGGTTCGCCCCGGTGGGAACGTGCTGCACGTCGCGCAGCATCGCATCCGAGAGAAGTCAACGCTCCGCGATGCAGGCTTACCGGTAACCCCTTTCGCCGCCGTGCGATCGCTGAGTGAACTCGTAGCGGCCGCGAGTGAACTGATGCTGCCCGCGATCCTGAAGACGGCCGCATGGGGCTATGACGGCAAGGGCCAGCGCCGGATTGAAACTGCGGATGAGCTTGCTGCCGCGTGGGAAGACCTTGCGACCGACGAAGCGATTCTGGAAGCGTTCGTCCCGTTCGAAAAAGAAGTCTCGGTCGTCGGGGTCCGCGGAGCGGGCGGCGACTTCAAAGCCTTCGGCCCGATCGAAAACGATCACCAGAATCATATTCTCGACCTATCGACGTACCCCGCCAATGTCTCACCGGAGGTAGCTGAGGACGCGCTGCAAATCACCCGATCGGTGTTCGAAACGCTGGACGTCGTGGGCGTGCTGTGCGTGGAGTTCTTCCTCACCGGAGACGGCCGCCTGCTGATTAACGAACTCGCCCCGCGACCGCACAATTCGGGACACCTGACGATCGATTCCTGCGCCACGAGCCAATTCGAGCAGCAGGTGCGGGCGGTTTGCGGCTTGCCGCTCGGCTCGGTCGAGCAACTTCGTCCCGCGGCAATGGCGAACCTGCTCGGCGATCTATGGTCGGGCGGAGAGCCGAATTGGGCCGCGGCGCTCGCGCAGTCCGAAGTCAAACTGCATTTGTACGGCAAAAGTGGGCCCCGTCCCGGCCGCAAAGTTGGGCACCTGACAGCGCTAGCCGAAACGGCATCGCGGGCGGCCGAAATCGCCACGTCGGCGCGTCAATCACTGCTTCGCCGCACTTGA
- the purE gene encoding 5-(carboxyamino)imidazole ribonucleotide mutase has product MNKPQTDENPLVGVIMGSRSDLETMQAAAKILEGFGVAHEVRIVSAHRTPDWMNEYAKTARQRGLKVIIAGAGGAAHLPGMVAAQTTLPVLGVPVQSKTLSGLDSLLSIVQMPGGVPVGTLAIGTAGAKNAGLLAVRILATNDQALADQLSEYNERQTQAVLEDSHG; this is encoded by the coding sequence ATGAACAAACCGCAAACCGATGAAAATCCGCTTGTTGGCGTGATTATGGGCAGTCGGTCCGACTTGGAAACCATGCAAGCCGCGGCAAAGATTTTGGAGGGGTTCGGCGTTGCACACGAAGTTCGAATCGTGTCGGCACACCGCACTCCCGACTGGATGAACGAGTACGCAAAGACGGCGCGCCAGCGCGGCTTGAAGGTAATCATCGCCGGGGCGGGAGGCGCTGCACATTTGCCGGGAATGGTCGCGGCTCAGACCACTCTGCCGGTGTTGGGCGTTCCGGTCCAAAGCAAGACGCTAAGCGGGCTCGACTCCCTGCTTTCCATCGTGCAGATGCCCGGCGGCGTTCCCGTTGGAACCCTCGCGATCGGGACTGCGGGAGCGAAAAATGCCGGGCTGCTCGCGGTTCGAATTCTGGCAACCAACGACCAGGCTCTCGCCGACCAACTGAGCGAATACAACGAACGACAGACGCAAGCCGTGTTGGAGGACTCTCACGGATGA
- a CDS encoding HAD-IIB family hydrolase, whose translation MKWTLASDIDGTLVGSRESLDRLANRLDVLRNAGGLLLIYCTGRRLDQVIDGTETEGLPIPDAVICQVGTEIYLEPNQESASLESWRTKLLSEYSRAEAESFLDGIPGLQMQPHEFNTDLKTSCFVDECPNPDATAAMIAERAARADDRYMVIYSSGRDLDILPASSGKGKAIAFLLQHLGRSHENVVVAGDTGNDSAMFHHFDRGIVVANAQPELIALAEAADAKSVYQAGLPYAAGVEQGLEFFGVLPIKTA comes from the coding sequence GTGAAATGGACGCTGGCTTCAGACATCGACGGCACCCTCGTCGGCAGCCGCGAATCGCTCGATCGACTCGCCAATCGCTTGGACGTACTCCGCAACGCAGGAGGCCTCTTGCTGATCTACTGCACCGGCCGCCGACTCGATCAAGTCATTGACGGCACCGAGACGGAGGGCTTGCCGATTCCGGACGCGGTGATCTGTCAGGTTGGGACCGAAATCTATCTCGAGCCGAATCAAGAAAGCGCGTCGCTCGAATCATGGCGGACGAAACTTCTCAGCGAATACTCCCGCGCTGAGGCGGAATCGTTTCTCGATGGCATTCCGGGACTGCAGATGCAACCACACGAATTTAATACCGACTTGAAAACAAGTTGCTTCGTCGACGAGTGCCCGAACCCCGATGCAACCGCGGCGATGATCGCGGAGCGGGCTGCGCGGGCGGACGATCGCTACATGGTCATTTACTCCAGCGGGCGTGACCTCGACATCCTGCCCGCATCATCGGGCAAGGGGAAGGCGATTGCGTTCCTGCTCCAGCATTTAGGTCGTTCTCACGAAAACGTCGTCGTCGCCGGAGACACGGGGAATGATTCCGCGATGTTTCATCACTTCGACCGGGGAATTGTCGTGGCCAATGCCCAGCCCGAATTAATTGCCCTCGCCGAAGCCGCCGATGCGAAGTCGGTCTATCAAGCCGGTCTGCCTTATGCGGCGGGCGTGGAGCAGGGTCTTGAGTTTTTCGGCGTGCTGCCGATTAAGACTGCCTGA
- a CDS encoding cryptochrome/photolyase family protein → MRNLILILGDQLDADSSAFDDFDSEQDAVWMAEVEEETSYVWSHKLRIAFFFSCMRHFRDYLRERDIEVHYQELTHRRSDDRGKDFQTVLRKDIYNLRPQKLIVTRPGHYRVLQNLEDQAEESGLEIEIRPDRHFYCDVDEFTEYADGRKSLLLETFYRQMRKKHDVLMTSSGDPEGDNWNFDEDNREVFGKQGPDNPTPPHRFRPDDLTQEVLELVEKRWSDHPGSLNNFTLPVTRPQALQMLRDFIDHSLPKFGTFEDAMWTDEAFLYHSRLSAILNVKLLNPRECVEKAVEAYHSGHAELNNVEGFVRQLIGWREFVRGIYWLKMPDYAEKNALSATRDLPKFFWDGQTDMNCVRHAMQHVLDHGYTHHIERLMVLGNLSLMYGADPYKFHEWHMAMYLDSVDWASLPNTLGMSQYGDGGIVGTKPYCSTGKYIKRMSNYCEGCRYRPEVAHGDEACPFTTFYWDFLTRSEKKLANNNRMALQLKNIDRKRDKGELGPIREHAKHLRESWAKQ, encoded by the coding sequence GTGCGAAACTTAATTCTGATTCTCGGCGATCAACTCGACGCCGATTCCTCCGCGTTCGATGATTTTGATTCCGAACAAGACGCCGTCTGGATGGCGGAGGTCGAAGAAGAGACGTCCTACGTTTGGTCTCATAAGCTCCGCATCGCCTTTTTCTTTAGCTGCATGCGGCACTTTCGCGACTATCTTCGCGAAAGAGACATCGAAGTCCATTACCAAGAGTTAACGCACCGCCGGTCGGATGACCGCGGCAAAGATTTCCAGACGGTTCTTCGCAAGGACATCTACAATCTACGGCCGCAAAAGTTAATCGTTACCCGGCCGGGCCATTATCGAGTTCTGCAGAATCTTGAAGATCAAGCCGAAGAGTCCGGGCTTGAAATTGAGATCCGACCGGACCGGCACTTCTATTGCGACGTGGATGAATTCACCGAGTATGCCGACGGCAGAAAGTCTTTGCTGCTCGAAACGTTCTATCGGCAAATGCGAAAGAAGCATGATGTCTTGATGACCTCAAGTGGTGACCCCGAGGGAGATAATTGGAATTTCGACGAAGATAACCGAGAAGTCTTCGGTAAGCAGGGGCCGGATAACCCCACTCCGCCGCATCGCTTCCGGCCCGATGATTTAACTCAGGAAGTCTTAGAATTGGTCGAGAAGCGTTGGAGTGATCATCCCGGCTCGCTCAACAACTTCACATTGCCGGTCACAAGGCCGCAAGCACTGCAGATGCTGCGAGACTTCATCGATCATAGCCTGCCGAAGTTCGGCACCTTTGAAGACGCGATGTGGACCGACGAGGCTTTTCTCTATCACTCGCGGCTTTCCGCAATACTCAACGTGAAACTTTTAAACCCGCGCGAGTGCGTGGAGAAAGCCGTTGAAGCATATCATTCGGGCCATGCCGAGCTGAACAACGTCGAAGGATTCGTGCGCCAACTCATCGGCTGGCGCGAATTCGTCCGCGGCATCTATTGGCTGAAGATGCCCGATTACGCGGAAAAGAACGCGCTTTCGGCGACGAGGGATTTACCGAAGTTCTTCTGGGACGGCCAGACCGATATGAATTGCGTCCGTCACGCGATGCAGCATGTGTTAGATCATGGTTACACGCATCACATCGAGCGGCTCATGGTGCTGGGGAATCTGTCTTTAATGTACGGGGCGGACCCGTACAAATTTCACGAATGGCACATGGCGATGTACCTCGACTCGGTCGATTGGGCATCGCTGCCGAACACGCTCGGCATGAGTCAGTACGGTGATGGCGGAATTGTGGGCACGAAGCCTTATTGCTCAACGGGAAAATATATCAAGCGGATGAGCAACTATTGCGAGGGCTGCCGATATCGACCGGAAGTGGCTCACGGAGACGAAGCCTGTCCGTTCACCACGTTTTACTGGGACTTTCTCACGCGGAGCGAGAAGAAGCTCGCAAACAACAACCGCATGGCGTTGCAACTGAAGAATATCGACCGCAAACGGGACAAGGGCGAACTCGGCCCAATTCGCGAGCATGCCAAACACTTAAGAGAAAGCTGGGCCAAGCAGTGA
- a CDS encoding SDR family NAD(P)-dependent oxidoreductase produces MAEQTRANFVILGATSDIGGHVLQSLTADGHQFFLAGRDEQRTSDVASNYDAPFTTFDATNADSVAAVFDQAKEQFGEVHGAVNLVGSIKLKPAHLTTPDEWREAMEINANSAFFTVKAATQAMKKTGGSIVLMSSAAARTGLPSHEAIAAAKGAVIGLTLAAAASYASKNIRVNCVAPGMVKTKLTERIWSVDSQLEASQAMHPLGRIGRPEDIAAAICWFLDPNNDFVTGQVLGIDGGLGSIAPRVTQKA; encoded by the coding sequence ATGGCTGAGCAAACACGAGCGAATTTTGTCATTCTTGGCGCAACCAGCGACATCGGTGGGCACGTGCTACAGTCGCTGACTGCGGACGGCCACCAGTTCTTTCTGGCCGGGCGCGATGAGCAACGAACGTCGGATGTCGCCAGCAATTACGATGCTCCTTTCACCACTTTCGATGCGACCAATGCCGACTCAGTCGCAGCGGTCTTCGACCAAGCAAAAGAGCAATTCGGCGAGGTTCACGGAGCCGTCAATTTGGTCGGATCGATCAAGCTCAAGCCGGCGCACCTGACGACGCCCGATGAGTGGCGTGAGGCGATGGAGATCAACGCCAACTCGGCCTTCTTCACCGTGAAAGCGGCCACGCAGGCGATGAAGAAGACGGGAGGCTCGATCGTGCTGATGTCGTCCGCGGCCGCCCGGACCGGATTGCCGAGCCACGAGGCAATAGCGGCGGCGAAGGGAGCGGTGATCGGTCTCACATTGGCCGCGGCGGCCAGTTACGCGTCTAAGAACATCCGGGTGAACTGCGTTGCACCGGGGATGGTGAAGACGAAGCTGACCGAGCGGATTTGGTCGGTTGATAGCCAACTGGAAGCTTCTCAGGCAATGCACCCACTCGGCCGAATCGGTCGTCCCGAAGACATTGCGGCAGCGATCTGCTGGTTCCTCGATCCCAATAATGATTTCGTCACCGGCCAAGTGCTCGGCATTGACGGCGGGCTGGGAAGTATCGCACCGCGAGTGACTCAAAAGGCATAG